The Desulfovibrio intestinalis DNA segment GCGCTGGTTGGCCACAGCCACCTGAAGTTCCAAGCGCTTTCGTATGGTAATATCCAAATGAATAACGCAAATAGCTATAATTTTTCCAGATTCTTTGGCTATTGGTGTAACAGAAACGAGGTAATCTCTATCCACGATAACAACTTCATGATCGGGAACATGCCCACCCGCATCAAGCAGCTTGAAATCCTGAATAATTTTTTGCCCGCTTTCAGGGTGCAGATCCCCGACCTTGACGCCAATCAAAGACATCAGTGATCGGCCCGATAAAGCCGCATGCATGGCATTTACAGCCAGCAGCAGCCCATCGCGCCCAACGGCGCAGATTGCAATTGGGGCCATGCCAAATATCTGTTCCAGTTGCGGGAGATCTATTCCGGCAATATTGGTTGGTATTGCGGCAATATCACGGTCCTCGCCCTCGAATCCAACAAAAATACCGCCCGCATCAAACACGGGAGCACCGCTGATCTCCAGAACAAGCAAAAATCCGTCTGGGGAAAGATAGCGCACGACCACACGGGAAAAAGAACGAGGTTCCCCGCCGGAGCCGTAAAAAAATTGGCGTGTCCTGCTGGCCTCTTCGGGCTCCATAAAATCCAGAAAGGATTTTCCAATCAGTCCACCTTCCGGCAGACCCAGCATTTTTTCTTTATCTGAACAAACCCGAAGATATTTCAACTCAGGACAGATCTTCCACGCCTTGCTTTCCATAACTGAACCTCATCATAGAAAAACAATCTCTGTGGCCCCATTGGAATAGCCATAACCGAACGTAGCGCTCGCTATGCATACGGTGAAAACCGAAATTACGCATGGATATTCTGT contains these protein-coding regions:
- a CDS encoding sensor domain-containing diguanylate cyclase, yielding MESKAWKICPELKYLRVCSDKEKMLGLPEGGLIGKSFLDFMEPEEASRTRQFFYGSGGEPRSFSRVVVRYLSPDGFLLVLEISGAPVFDAGGIFVGFEGEDRDIAAIPTNIAGIDLPQLEQIFGMAPIAICAVGRDGLLLAVNAMHAALSGRSLMSLIGVKVGDLHPESGQKIIQDFKLLDAGGHVPDHEVVIVDRDYLVSVTPIAKESGKIIAICVIHLDITIRKRLELQVAVANQRLEEMNARDYLTGAYNRRYFDEFLTREVLSLGRTGGCLGVAFIDVDFFKLFNDVYGHLAGDHCLASIVKAMTGSLLRSTDCLFRYGGEEFVVVMPGTDDAGAMVIAERLRKAVYDLNIPHSESPWGRVTISIGVRAIEAVCAYCEMSTNEEIVKAADEALYRAKANGRNAIASSSQICAYEQGPL